Proteins from one Primulina huaijiensis isolate GDHJ02 chromosome 18, ASM1229523v2, whole genome shotgun sequence genomic window:
- the LOC140964898 gene encoding putative ubiquitin-conjugating enzyme E2 38 has translation MEVDSDILASDDSIPKESKHGEVFIEKNVINSTSIDASVSLSPNSENFNESDKINQEDENEGDLDDEDNAFIDDCDVLEYGSDENYFYEDNDDDDYSSMQAQFDNVDIPPGVEASVTWLKDTSSNAPTRCGSTSSSACVTASVPVPFNGKCEATVSGNSSLCTESSSNGKEKEVKGVDLLRKYEAFKQFDVVDDYSDHHYGNARIQGQEPSRAWTKKIQEEWKILEKDLPDSVFVRVYESRMDLLRAVITGPQGTPYHDGLFVFDVLFPPAYPDVPPMVYYYSGGLRLNPNLYDCGKVCLSLLNTWTGRDSEKWLPKSSTMLQVLVSIQALILNAKPFFNELGYDTQYVGQEGERKSNSYNEDVFILSLKTMIYTLRRPPKHFEDLVSGHFRSHAHAILSACRAYMDGALVGSLVNGRIPDGIATHNMGSPGFKEAVGRMLNGLVSNFTRYGSQDCEQFRLEQ, from the exons ATGGAGGTTGATTCCGATATTTTGGCTTCCGACGACTCGATTCCGAAGGAGTCCAAACACGGTGAG GTGTTTATAGAGAAGAATGTCATTAATTCTACTAGCATAGATGCATCAGTATCTCTATCTCCCAATTCAGAGAATTTTAATGAGTCAGATAAGATAAATCAGGAGGATGAGAATGAGGGTGATCTGGATGATGAAGATAATGCATTTATCGATGATTGTGATGTTTTGGAATATGGTAGtgatgaaaattatttttatgaggACAACGATGATGATGATTACTCAAGTATGCAGGCACAATTCGACAATGTGGATATACCTCCTGGAGTGGAGGCATCAGTTACTTGGTTGAAGGACACGAGTTCCAATGCTCCTACGCGATGTGGATCCACCAGCTCTTCTGCCTGTGTGACAGCATCTGTCCCAGTTCCTTTTAATGGCAAATGTGAGGCCACTGTTTCAGGCAATTCATCACTATGTACAGAATCTAGCTCTAATGGGAAAGAGAAAGAAGTCAAGGGGGTTGATCTTTTGAGAAAATATGAAGCTTTCAAGCAATTTGATGTTGTTGATGATTATTCAGACCATCACTATGGCAATGCGCGCATCCAAGGGCAAGAG CCGTCCAGGGCATGGACTAAGAAAATCCAAGAGGAGTGGAAAATTTTGGAGAAGGATTTACCTG ATTCAGTATTTGTTAGAGTTTATGAATCAAGGATGGATCTTTTGAGGGCTGTTATTACAGGACCGCAAGGCACTCCCTACCATGATGGTCTTTTTGTGTTTGATGTTCTGTTCCCTCCCGCATATCCCGATGTACCACCA ATGGTTTACTATTATTCTGGTGGCTTGCGGCTAAACCCTAACTTGTATGATTGTGGAAAAGTGTGCCTCAGTCTATTGAACACTTGGACTGGTAGAGACAGCGAAAAGTGGCTGCCGAAATCATCAACCATGTTGCAGGTACTGGTGTCAATTCAGGCTCTTATTTTGAATGCAAAGCCTTTCTTTAACGAGCTTGGATACGACACTCAGTATGTTGGCCAAGAAGGAGAGAGAAAATCCAATTCATATAACGAGGATGTATTCATTCTATCGTTGAAGACAATGATTTACACTCTTAGAAGGCCACCAAAG CATTTCGAGGATCTTGTGTCTGGTCATTTTCGTTCCCATGCCCATGCTATCCTATCTGCGTGTAGAGCATATATGGATGGTGCTTTAGTTGGTTCCTTGGTCAATGGAAGAATTCCAGATGGAATTGCAACTCATAATATGGGATCGCCAGGTTTTAAGGAAGCGGTTGGAAGAATGTTAAACGGTCTCGTTTCAAACTTCACAAGGTATGGCTCACAGGACTGTGAGCAGTTTCGCCTCGAACAGTAA
- the LOC140964708 gene encoding uncharacterized protein, with translation MAENTMKEKPSTASSVQDNPDSPILLRLVGERRTWVCLFVSVYSVLLYLSWNLLTSVLNWYESESSAADSSSSSSSSTVLSALYASLLLGMAFGVLSMVAALVVAVPATLVTWISVLVLLAFCGKPRRILVVEGKKLTAEIGGFVLKVLIKEGNIVAAVCAVLGYFALVRNHKESLGGNQFE, from the coding sequence ATGGCAGAAAACACCATGAAAGAAAAACCCTCCACAGCATCAAGTGTTCAGGATAATCCCGATTCGCCAATCCTATTGAGGCTCGTCGGTGAAAGAAGGACATGGGTTTGCCTGTTTGTGTCTGTTTACTCCGTGTTACTTTACCTTTCTTGGAACCTCTTGACGTCAGTTCTTAATTGGTACGAATCTGAATCATCGGCTGCtgattcttcttcatcatcatcttcttcaaCTGTTTTGTCAGCTCTTTATGCGTCGCTTCTGTTGGGGATGGCTTTCGGGGTTCTTTCAATGGTGGCGGCGCTGGTCGTGGCTGTCCCAGCGACGCTGGTGACTTGGATATCTGTACTCGTGCTATTGGCTTTCTGTGGGAAGCCCAGGAGGATCTTGGTGGTGGAGGGTAAGAAATTGACGGCTGAGATCGGTGGTTTTGTTCTTAAAGTGTTGATCAAGGAAGGGAATATCGTGGCTGCTGTATGTGCGGTTCTTGGGTACTTTGCGCTTGTTAGGAATCACAAAGAAAGCCTTGGAGGTAACCAATTTGAATGA
- the LOC140963829 gene encoding transcription factor bHLH162-like, with amino-acid sequence MGKTKLSSCSHIHGSAPKIERKVIEKNRRSRLKILYSELFSLLPSNQASRESLALPDQIDEAVKYIEAVKSKLQIMRQKKESLSRANFRTPESILTTDQYQPTSTPLVEVQDMGPNMDVILANGLADYSMFLAIIHNLLRKDGAEVANANFSVRGSSSIHVLHDKVEKSKSSYGGETSTGRLKGLICGSSSSEVAESQLNVWDYGIESNIWDLVIQEVPFSQAGFY; translated from the exons ATGGGAAAGACAAAGCTTAGTTCATGTTCTCACATTCATGGTTCTGCTCCGAAAATTGAAAGGAAAGTGATAGAGAAGAACAGGAGAAGTCGACTCAAGATCCTTTACTCTGAGCTCTTTTCTCTTCTTCCCAGCAATCAAGCTTCCAGG GAATCGTTGGCACTACCGGATCAGATAGATGAAGCCGTGAAATATATAGAAGCCGTGAAGTCGAAGCTTCAGATTATGAGGCAAAAGAAGGAATCCCTGTCGCGAGCAAACTTTAGAACACCCGAATCAATCCTCACTACTGACCAATATCAACCAACTTCAACACCTCTTGTTGAAGTTCAAGACATGGGACCGAATATGGACGTGATCTTAGCGAATGGGCTGGCGGATTACTCTATGTTTCTTGCCATTATCCATAATTTGCTTCGTAAAGATGGAGCGGAGGTCGCAAATGCTAACTTTTCTGTGCGTGGGAGCTCAAGTATCCATGTTCTCCATGACAAA GTGGAGAAGTCGAAATCAAGTTATGGAGGAGAAACATCTACAGGAAGGCTGAAGGGATTGATCTGCGGGAGTAGCAGCAGTGAAGTAGCGGAATCACAACTAAACGTGTGGGATTATGGCATAGAATCCAATATTTGGGATTTGGTTATCCAAGAAGTACCATTCTCGCAAGCAGGATTTTATTAG